GACATTTGGTTTTCTTGTGCCTTCAAATGTATAGTAAAGGGAAACAGGGATCACTTGGATTTGTTTCGTTTTTTCGATAAGGTAAGAAGCCCCTGGCTGAAACCCAAGCGGACGAATTTCAAGCGGGCGTTCTTCTCCTTGTGGGAACATCCATACTGCTTTTTCGTTATCTAATAAGTCTTTTGCATAGTTTAAGGATGCAATTACGTCTTTAGGGTTTGAACGATTAATTGAGAAGGTACCAATTCGCTTAAAAATAGGAAAGGATTTAACGCCTTCTTCGTGCATCATTCCATAGCCATCCGCCTTTAGGAGATGCTTGTTTAATAGAAAGATAATTAATGGATCCCACCAAGCGCTATGGTTTACAAGAAACAGGGTGTGATTTGGTGAAGCAGGGAGGGGACCTGTATAGTGTAAATGATTGAAGTGAAACCGAAACATTCGTTTTAACACCAAGTGAAATCCCCATTCCCAAAAAGAACTTTTATTAGCGGGTATCATAGACTTCTCCTTTTCTTTATGTAAAATGTGATGGTAAAGAACATCACAGACCCTACCACTATAGATGCAAACCAAAGCTGTCCAAGAATGGCAAGCCACACGAACATTCCTTGTACCCCTTCAAACACTAAGAACATACGGAATTCCCAGCGGGGTTCTGATTGGCTTTTCACAATAGCTGGATAGCCGATGAGGTGGAACAAAAGACTTAAGAAAAACCATCCCATAAAATTAGAAAAAGGGATGCTATAATACATACCCGGTTCATCCCAAATCCAATACTCTTTTACATGATAAGCAACCGGATCTAATATGAGATCAATCGATACAGCAAGTAAGCTCCCGGTTAGTAGGAATAAAAGGAAAAACGATTTCCCTTGTGGAGCAATGACTCTGGCAATCTCATGCGATCCCGCTATAACCATTAACCATGCAAATCCAATCGTGATCGGTACACCGCTTATCATGGGGCCGAAGTCTTGTTCATAATGGTAACTCCCAAACCATAAATGATATTGAACGCCGAAATGTTCCACAGCGATGGAAAAGGCAACGATAAACAGACTATATAAAGAGCCGATTATTCCCCCGAATCGCTTAACGAAGTAAATTCCTCCGATACTCCCTGCCACAATTAAGAAAACAGCGTTCGCCCACTCTAAAGCGGGTGGGATGAGGTCAAAACTTAAGAGAATGAACCCACACACATACCAAAATACAAAGAAACGAAATATCCAAACCAAATCTAAATTCCTCCCTTGAAACAAACTCTACATGTTCGTTTCCCTTTCTTCATATAGTTTTACTAAAGATGTTAATTTGATTGTATTATAAAAGGTCTGTTCTGTAGAACTTTTATGCTTTCCCTAATCGTCCAAGAGAGCAATGAGAGTGTTGTCTATGGGATCCTTAACAATTATGATATGATTAAGTAAGAGTAAATCGAAGAAAATGGTTTGAATAGAGCGAGGGATTTGCATGGAAAAATTCCTTCAAAACTTTCACACTTCACAGCTTGTAACGCTTAAGGAATTTGCTAAAGTGTTAACAGATGGAGTCTTTGTTATGAAAGTAGTGAAGAAGGAAACAAAACAACAGTATCTCTACGAATATATGAATGAAGCAGCTATGGACTTAGCCAGGCTATCATCTTATTACATAGGCTCGTCCATTCATGAATGTATGAATTCAGAGGATGCGAATTTTTTACAGAA
The nucleotide sequence above comes from Pontibacillus chungwhensis. Encoded proteins:
- a CDS encoding lysophospholipid acyltransferase family protein, which produces MFRFHFNHLHYTGPLPASPNHTLFLVNHSAWWDPLIIFLLNKHLLKADGYGMMHEEGVKSFPIFKRIGTFSINRSNPKDVIASLNYAKDLLDNEKAVWMFPQGEERPLEIRPLGFQPGASYLIEKTKQIQVIPVSLYYTFEGTRKPNVYVKLGQNLMPSFGNEQNRRQRTKHVEKLCTDQLEELKREVIEKHQFHTLF
- a CDS encoding carotenoid biosynthesis protein, with the protein product MVWIFRFFVFWYVCGFILLSFDLIPPALEWANAVFLIVAGSIGGIYFVKRFGGIIGSLYSLFIVAFSIAVEHFGVQYHLWFGSYHYEQDFGPMISGVPITIGFAWLMVIAGSHEIARVIAPQGKSFFLLFLLTGSLLAVSIDLILDPVAYHVKEYWIWDEPGMYYSIPFSNFMGWFFLSLLFHLIGYPAIVKSQSEPRWEFRMFLVFEGVQGMFVWLAILGQLWFASIVVGSVMFFTITFYIKKRRSL